The following is a genomic window from Methylomarinum vadi.
TCGCCATGGGTACAGCGGCAGTAGGATGCCGCCGCCGGCCCAGGACGATTCCTGGCCGGCGCGGGATTTGTCGAGAATGGTGACCGTGCAGCCGGCTTGTGCCAGTTCCTTGGCCGTGAGCAGGCCGTTGATGCCGGCGCCGATGATGGTGATGTCTGCAGAGTGTTTCATTTATTAGGCTTGGTTGAAGGGTTGTCAATCCGAGGATTTGGTCAATCATGAGCCGCAGAGAAAAACGCAGTACCCGGTAATCGGCTTGGTGCTTGTGCCGGTTTTTCGAGTGTCGATCTTTTCGGCAGCGCTTGGCCGCAAATGCTGGCGCTTAGTGCGTCCGGCGAAAGAGTTATGGAGTCTAAAGAGTGTCGCCGCCCAAATCCTGTGAAAGAATCGTCGGTTATTTTAAGGTAAATCGGGTCGGAAATGGAAAAAACGTGAGCTGGTTACGTTTGTCGCTTAAATGGTAAACGGGTTGTTGTTTTTTTTTAACAATCTCTTGTATTAGTTTATTAATATGCTATATGTTATTGATAAATAATAGCTGAAAAAAAATAAAAAAATATTCTTAAAACTTGTATGGAAGTGGAATTGCTGCTATTATTGCCACCGTGTATAAATTCTGTGTTGTATAACAGCAAATACAGTTTGATAACAACAACCTCTTGAGGGGGAATCAATGACTCTAAATAAAACAAGAATAGCGCTGGGCGTAGCCGCAGCGACAGTAACAATGGCCGGTGCGATGGTTTCTCCACAAGCGGCTGCACATTCCAAAGCCGAACGCGTTGCAGATGCCACCGCGAAAAAAACCGATGCGTTGGAAATGCAAGTCAAACAAATGGCGGCGATGATGGAAGCGATGCAGGCCGAATTGAGCCGCGTCAAAGCCGCTTCCGCCAATGCGGCAGCTTCAAATACCGCGAAAGTCCAGGAGCTGGATCAATGGATGGCGTCGGTTAAGAGCGCGCCGGTCCATGTCGCGACCAAAGACCATGTCTTCTCCGTACGCGGCGGTTGGATGCATTTCAACGACAACCGTGGTTCGACTAGAACTGTTGCTAATACCGGTTTCGGTGAAGACGTGCTGACCAGTGAAGCGGATAAAGACGCCTTCTACTATGGCGGCGCGATCGATTTCAACATGAACAATGACTTGTTCGGTCTGATGGATGATACGTCTTTCGGCATCGAATTGGGTCTTGAATATGCTGAAATAGCCCAAAGAAAACAAAATGGTTTCGAAACAGTTGCGTCTGCAGCTACGGGATTAAATTTAACAGGCGTTCAGCAATCGGTAACAGTTAACCAATTAAGAATCAGTGCCTCTCCAAAAATCAAATTCATGCACGGCAGCAAATTCCGTCCTTGGTTGATTCCGGTCGGTTTGGACATGAATATCATCAGCCCGCCATCTGATGCGGTAACCGTCTTGAACACCGGCATGCAGTTCGGCGCCGGTGCCGAGTACGAAGTTTTCGACGGTATCTTGATCGGTGCGGACGGCCGTTACCATCACACCTTTGACGATGTCGACGGCGTCGACACCGACGGTTTCACGCTGGGCGGTTCGATCGGTTTCAAATTCTAAGATTCTTTCATCTTAACGAAACCCGAAAAGGGGAGGCTGGCGGCCTTCCCTTTTTTTATGTCTGAAAAAAGCTAGCGGTTCGGGGTAAAATAAAATCTTAGACCGAATCTTGTTGTCAACGCATGAAGCCTTTATACCCCGAAATCGAACCGTTCCATTCTTTTCTGCTCGAAACCGACAGCGTGCATCGGGTCTATGTCGAACAATGCGGCAATCCGCAAGGTTTTCCGGTCATTTTTCTGCACGGCGGCCCGTGTTCCGGTTGCCGCCCCGACCATCGTCGTTTTTTCGATCCCGAACGCTATCACATCATCCTGATGGACCAGCGCGGCTGCGGGCGCTCGCTGCCGTTCGGCGAATTGCAGGACAACACCACGCAGGATTTGATCGACGATATGGAGCGCATTCGCCGGCAATTGCATATCGAGCGCTGGTTGTTGTTCGGCGGTTCCTGGGGCGGGGCGCTGGCCTTGCTCTATGCCCAGCAGCACCGGGAACGGGTGATTGGAATGATCATTCGCGGCGTGTTTCTGGCGCGCAGCAAGGACCTGGATTGGTTCGTCAAGGACGGCGCCGGAAGAATTTATCCGGAATTGTGGGAGGCGTTGGTAGAAAGCGTTCCGGAATCCGGACGGAAGCATTTGCTGCCCGCTTTGTGCGACACGATTTTCGGCGACGATGAAGTGGGCAAAAGACGGGTGACGCGGGCCTGGATGGCCTGGGGCGGACAAACGGCATTGGGCTCGGGCTATCGGCCGGAGAATGAACCCGAGCATATCACCGAGAAGATGGTTCGACAGATGCGCATGGAAATGCATTACGCTAAAAACCGTTATTTCGTCGCGGAGAACCAGATTCTGAAGAATTGCGGGGTGCTGCAGGACGTGCCGACGGTCATCGTACACGGCCGCAACGATATGGTTTGTCCGCTGGAGTCCGGTTACAGGCTGGCCCAAGCCTTGCCGGCGGCGGAATATGTCGTCTTGCCGAATGCCGGTCATGTCGCCCAGGGCGAGGAAATGGTCGACGCCTTGGTGGCGGCGACCGATAAAATGCTGGCGCTTTGCACTAACGGAAATACTCGTGAATAAGCAAAAAAAACGTCTGGTTATCGCAATGACCGGCGCGACCGGCGCCATTTACGGGGTCAGAATGCTGCAGGTTTTACAACATCAGGACGATTGGGAAGCCCATTTAGTCATTTCCTCGGCCGGCCTGGTCAATTTGAAATATGAACTGGAGATGGAGCGGGCGGAATTGTATGCCTTGGCTGACGTGACCCACGGCATCAACGATATCGCCTCCTGTATCGCCAGCGGCTCGTTCAAGACCGAAGGCGTGATCGTCGCGCCTTGTTCGATGAAAACCCTGGCCGCGATCGCCCACGGCTTCGGCGATAACTTGATTTCCCGAGCCGCCGATGTGGCCCTGAAAGAACGGCGCAAGGTCGTGCTCATGCCGCGGGAAACGCCGCTGAATCTGGCCCATATCCGCAACATGGCCGGCGCGACCGAAATGGGCGCGATCATCTATCCGCCCATGCCGGCTTTTTACAACAAGACCGACTCGCTGAGAGCGATGGTTGACGAGGGGGTCGGCCGCATCCTCGATATGTATGGAATAGATACCGGATTGTTTAAGGAATGGAACGGATTATATACTCATAGTTAATGAAATTTCGGCACAGGGGCGTCTATCAGAGGACGCCGTAAATCCTTCCATGGAGGTTTCGACAGCATCCATGCTGTCGAAACCTCTGCTAAACTCCCCTGTACCGCCTTGGATAAATGCCAAAGTTCGAAGTGCGAGCAGTAGAGTTTGTAATTGACTCCGTAGCAGGGGCGGACTTTGTTTGAAAGTCCGCCTGCCGCATTAAGGATTTGATGGAGTGGGTACCGTTTATTCCATGAATTTCCAGCTCAACTGTTCCCCCGCTTTCAAGGGCGTGATGTCGACGTCACCCTGCCGATAGTGTTCGGGTACTTGCCAGGGTTGTTTTTCCAGCGTGACGGTTTTCTGGTTTCGAGGCAGGCGGTAAAAATCGGCGCCGTAAAAGCTGGCGAAGCCTTCCAGTTTGTCCAGGGAATTTTCTTTCTCGAAGACTTCGGCATACAGTTCCAAAGCGGCATGGGCGCTGTAACAGCCGGCGCAGCCGCAGGCGTTTTCTTTCGAGTGCGTTGGATGAGGAGCGCTGTCGGTGCCGAGGAAGAATTTCGGGTTGCCGCTGGTGGCGGCTTTGACCAGAGCCAAGCGGTGATGTTCGCGCTTGATAATCGGCAGGCAATAATGATGCGGGCGTATGCCGCCGGCCAGAATCGCATTGCGGTTAAACAGGAGATGTTGCGGCGTGATCGTCGCGGCGACATTGGCCGAGGCTTCGGTGACGAACTGCACGGCTTCCTCGGTGGTCAGATGCTCGACGACGATGCGCAGTGCCGGAAACCGGCGCACTATCCGGCTGAGGTTTTGTTCCAGAAAGATTTTTTCCCGGTCGAAAATGTCGTATTGGTCGGCCGTCACTTCGCCGTGAATCAATAACGGGACTTGATGTTTTTCCATCGCTTCCAATAACGGAAAAATACCGTCCAGATGGGATACGCCGGAATCGGAGTTGGTCGTGGCTCCGGCCGGGTAGAGCTTGAAGGCGTAAACATGTTGCGACTCGGCGACTTTTTGCACTGCCCCAATCGGGGTGTTATCGGTCAAATAGAGCGTCATCAGCGGATTGAATTCGCTGCCTTCCGGTAACGCCGCCAGAATTTCAGCACGGTAATCCAGTGCGGCACTAACGCTAGTGACTGGCGGTCTCAGGTTGGGCATGATGATGGCCCGGCCGAATTGACGCGCCGTATGGCCGATGACCAGGCGGAGAATCTTTCCGTTTCTGACATGCAAATGCCAGTCGTCGGGCTGGGTAAGCGTTATTTTATCCATTGTCTCGGGTTTTCGATTAAAATAGTCCGTTATTCTATAGAAGGGTCTTGAAAAAACAAATTCCGCCCCTATTTATTGATTTATTTGTTTTTTATGGGAGAGGCACATGCCTATTTACGAATACCAATGTGAAGCTTGCGGTCACGAGCATGAAGCATTGCAGAAAATCAGCGATGCGCCGTTAATGGTTTGTCCGGCCTGTAACGAGCCGGAATTGAAAAAGAAAATATCGGCGGCCGGTTTCCGCTTGAAAGGCGGCGGCTGGTATGAAACCGATTTCAAAAGCGGCACCAAGAAAAACGTCGCCGGCGAGAGCTCGGCGCCGGCCAGTTCCGGCGGTAGCTGCTGTTCGGGGGGGACCTGCTCCAGCCACTAACCTTGCACGGTTCGAGCGAAACACGTAAGATCGACAACTTTTTTTGAGTAAACAGAGAACAAGAGTATGCGTACCCACAAGTGCGGAGAATTGAATACAAAACATTTAGGCGAAGGGGTTTCATTATGCGGCTGGGTACATCGGCGCAGGGATCATGGCGGTGTCATTTTCATCGATTTGCGCGACCGTACCGGCCTGGTGCAGGTGGTGTTCGATCCCGATTCCCCCGATACCTTCCGCATAGCCGAAAGTGTACGCAGCGAATATGTTCTTAGAGTCGAGGGAACGGTCAGGGAACGTCCCGAAGGCACGATCAACAAAAACATGGGTACCGGCGAGATCGAGGTATTGGTCAGCCAGGTCGAAGTGCTGAACGAGTCGGAAACTCCGCCGTTCCCATTGGAAAGCGAGATCGAAGTCAACGAGGAAACGCGCTTGCGTTACCGCTATATCGACCTGCGCCGCACCAGCATGCAGAAAAAGATGCGCATGCGCCGCGATGTCACGCGTCATTTGCGTCATTTTCTCGATGAAAACGAGTTCTTCGAAATCGAAACGCCGTATCTGACCAAGGCGACGCCGGAAGGGGCACGCGATTATCTGGTGCCGAGCCGTACCCACGAAAACTCCTTTTTTGCGTTGCCGCAATCGCCGCAATTGTATAAACAGTTGCTGATGATTTCCGGCATGGACCGTTATTATCAGGTCGTGCGCTGTTTCCGCGACGAAGACCTGCGCGCGGACCGGCAGCCGGAATTTACTCAGTTGGATATCGAGACTTCCTTCATGAACGAAGATCAGATCATGGAATTGATGGAAGAGATGATCCGCCGTTTGTTCAAGGACATCATCGATGTCGAACTTGATGCCAAATTCCCGGTGATGACCTATCAGGAAGCCATGAACCGGTACGGTTCCGATCGTCCCGATCTCAGAATCCCATTGGAACTGGTCGATATAGCCGATGAGATGATGGAGGTCGATTTCAAGGTGTTCGCCGGCCCGGCCAAGGATCCGAACGGCCGCGTCGTGGCGATGCGGGTGCCCAACGGCGGCGAAATGAGCCGCAAGGAAATCGACGATCTGACCAAATATGTCTCGATCTATGGCGCCAAAGGTCTGGCCTATATCAAGGTTAACGACCGCGACGGCGGTGTCGACGGTTTGCAATCGCCGATCGTCAAATTCGCCCCGGCCGATGTCTGGGAAAAAGTACTGGCGAAAACCGGTGCGCAGACCGGCGATCTGATCTTTTTCGGCGCCGACAAGACGAACATCGTCAATGAGTCGATGGGTGCCTTGCGGGTCAAACTGGGTATCGATCTGAAACTGCTGGAAGGAGAATGGAAACCGCTGTGGGTGGTCGATTTCCCAATGTTTGACTGGGATGACAAGGCGCAACGTTGGAATGCGATCCACCATCCGTTCACCGCACCAAGTTGTACGATCGAAGAGTTGGAAGCTAATCCGGGTGCGGCCTTGTCGCGCGCCTACGACTTGGTGTTGAACGGGCTGGAATTAGGCGGCGGCTCTATTCGTATCAACCGCACTAGCATGCAGAATGCCGTGTTCCGGATTCTCGGCATTGGCGAAGAGGAAGCCCGGCAAAAATTCGGCTTCCTGCTGGATGCGCTCAAATACGGCTGTCCTCCGCATGGCGGCATCGCCTTCGGTTTGGACCGTCTAGTGATGTTGATGACCGGTTCCGCCTCGATCCGCGACGTGATTGCCTTCCCGAAAACGCAAACGGCGGCTTGTCCGTTGATCGATGCGCCGGCGGTGGTCAACGATGCGCAACTCAGGGAGTTGGGTATCCGCTTGCGTAAGAAAGCTGTCCAGGAACACAGTCAAGACGACTGATTACCCCGTTCATACCAAAATTAATCCAAACCAGGCCACGGCAGGGCTTCATTGCTCCGTGGCCTCTTCATCCTTATTGTTACGTTTCAGGGAATGAAATGGCCGCAATGTCGGTCTTACTTTTTATTTATTGGCAGGTCCGCAATGAATTCAACTCCGTTACCGATCCAAAATTATGCCTTACTCGATGATGCCGAATGCGAGGCGCGCATTGTTGCCGCCAAGGAAAAATTGAACGGCCGGTGCATCGTGCTGGGACACCACTATCAACGCGACGAGGTTTTCAAGCATGCCGACATCACCGGCGATTCGTTGAAGCTGTCGCGCGAGGCGGCGCAGTCGGATGCCGAGTACATTGTCTTCTGCGGCGTGCATTTCATGGCCGAAGTGGCCGATATCCTGTCGCGTCCGGAGCAGATCGCGATTCTGCCGGACATGGCGGCCGGTTGTTCGATGGCAGACATGGCCAACCATATCAAGGTGCAAAAGTGCTGGGAAGAATTGGCGCAGGTGATCGATGTCGAAAACGAAGTGACGCCGATTACCTACATCAATTCGGCGGCCGATCTTAAGGCTTTCTGCGGTAAACATGACGGTATCGTCTGTACCTCGTCGAATGCCGAAAAGATCCTGAATTGGAGCTTCGAGCGCAAGGAGAAGGTGTTGTTTTTCCCGGATCAGCATTTGGGACGCAATACCGGCTATCGCATGGGCATCCCGCTAGAGCAGATGGTCACGTGGGATTTCACCAAGCCGATGGGCGGATTGAGCGAGCAACAAATCCGCGACGCCAAGATCATATTGTGGAACGGCTATTGTTCCGTGCATCAGGCCTTCAAACCGGAACATATCGACGCGTTCAAGCAGAAACATCCGGAAACGATTGTCATCTCCCATCCGGAAGCCTGTTTCGAAGTGTGCGAGAAGTCGGACTATATCGGTTCGACCGAGAACATTCTGAAAATCGTCCGCGAAGCCGAACCGAACACGCGCTGGCTGGTCGCCACCGAACTGAATCTGGTCAACCGCTTGCATGAAGAATGCAAGGACCAGGGCAAGAACGTGCATTTCATGGCGCCGACCCTGTGCATGTGTTCGACCATGTTCCGGACCGATCCCCAGCATCTCGCCTGGGTGCTGGAAAACTTGGTCGAAGGCCAAGTCGTCAACCAGGTGGCCGTGCCGGCCGAGGATGCCGCCCTGGCGAAAAAGGCGCTGGATAATATGCTGGTGGCGAGTTGATCGGTTAAGAAGCAATCATTGCGTTCCTATAGTTTTAAGCTTGGAACGAATAGTCGTAGGTTGGGCTTCGCGATAGCAAAGCCCAACATTTCCGTATTGTCGTTTGTCGGGCTTTATTTCATTCAGCCCAACCCTAGTGCGAGTATTCATAACTTACCCGGAATCCAGAGTGTATGGATATCAATAATCTTACCATCCGTGGCACTGGATACCCGTATCCCTACGGGTATGACGGTACTTTTAAAGCTTGCGAGGTAGTAACAGCCCCATGGATATTCTGAGGTATTTACGATTCCGTACTAGACTAGTGCGCAAATTTAGACCCACCCTAAGTCGTGTAAAAACGATGAGTAATCTCCGGCGGAATGAAACAATTGAGTCGGATGCATTTTAATCACCTCCATCTTTTATTGTAAACCGACCCTGTCTACGATGCCTTTGCCGCAACCAATATCGCTTTCCCGTGGCGCTTTTACAATCGCATCGCTTAGCGTCAGATCGTCGGGCGTTCCTTTAAGATTGATTAGGATTTCTGTAATCAATTTACGGTTGCCGTCTTTTTTACAGCTGATGTTGATCCTGTCCCCCGCACCGTTGCCGAAGGAATGGTCGAACGCAGTACGGATTTGTGCGGCACTGATTTCCCTGCCGATAT
Proteins encoded in this region:
- a CDS encoding porin family protein, translated to MTLNKTRIALGVAAATVTMAGAMVSPQAAAHSKAERVADATAKKTDALEMQVKQMAAMMEAMQAELSRVKAASANAAASNTAKVQELDQWMASVKSAPVHVATKDHVFSVRGGWMHFNDNRGSTRTVANTGFGEDVLTSEADKDAFYYGGAIDFNMNNDLFGLMDDTSFGIELGLEYAEIAQRKQNGFETVASAATGLNLTGVQQSVTVNQLRISASPKIKFMHGSKFRPWLIPVGLDMNIISPPSDAVTVLNTGMQFGAGAEYEVFDGILIGADGRYHHTFDDVDGVDTDGFTLGGSIGFKF
- the pip gene encoding prolyl aminopeptidase, with amino-acid sequence MKPLYPEIEPFHSFLLETDSVHRVYVEQCGNPQGFPVIFLHGGPCSGCRPDHRRFFDPERYHIILMDQRGCGRSLPFGELQDNTTQDLIDDMERIRRQLHIERWLLFGGSWGGALALLYAQQHRERVIGMIIRGVFLARSKDLDWFVKDGAGRIYPELWEALVESVPESGRKHLLPALCDTIFGDDEVGKRRVTRAWMAWGGQTALGSGYRPENEPEHITEKMVRQMRMEMHYAKNRYFVAENQILKNCGVLQDVPTVIVHGRNDMVCPLESGYRLAQALPAAEYVVLPNAGHVAQGEEMVDALVAATDKMLALCTNGNTRE
- a CDS encoding UbiX family flavin prenyltransferase, yielding MNKQKKRLVIAMTGATGAIYGVRMLQVLQHQDDWEAHLVISSAGLVNLKYELEMERAELYALADVTHGINDIASCIASGSFKTEGVIVAPCSMKTLAAIAHGFGDNLISRAADVALKERRKVVLMPRETPLNLAHIRNMAGATEMGAIIYPPMPAFYNKTDSLRAMVDEGVGRILDMYGIDTGLFKEWNGLYTHS
- the pyrC gene encoding dihydroorotase, translating into MDKITLTQPDDWHLHVRNGKILRLVIGHTARQFGRAIIMPNLRPPVTSVSAALDYRAEILAALPEGSEFNPLMTLYLTDNTPIGAVQKVAESQHVYAFKLYPAGATTNSDSGVSHLDGIFPLLEAMEKHQVPLLIHGEVTADQYDIFDREKIFLEQNLSRIVRRFPALRIVVEHLTTEEAVQFVTEASANVAATITPQHLLFNRNAILAGGIRPHHYCLPIIKREHHRLALVKAATSGNPKFFLGTDSAPHPTHSKENACGCAGCYSAHAALELYAEVFEKENSLDKLEGFASFYGADFYRLPRNQKTVTLEKQPWQVPEHYRQGDVDITPLKAGEQLSWKFME
- a CDS encoding FmdB family zinc ribbon protein, producing MPIYEYQCEACGHEHEALQKISDAPLMVCPACNEPELKKKISAAGFRLKGGGWYETDFKSGTKKNVAGESSAPASSGGSCCSGGTCSSH
- the aspS gene encoding aspartate--tRNA ligase, whose protein sequence is MRTHKCGELNTKHLGEGVSLCGWVHRRRDHGGVIFIDLRDRTGLVQVVFDPDSPDTFRIAESVRSEYVLRVEGTVRERPEGTINKNMGTGEIEVLVSQVEVLNESETPPFPLESEIEVNEETRLRYRYIDLRRTSMQKKMRMRRDVTRHLRHFLDENEFFEIETPYLTKATPEGARDYLVPSRTHENSFFALPQSPQLYKQLLMISGMDRYYQVVRCFRDEDLRADRQPEFTQLDIETSFMNEDQIMELMEEMIRRLFKDIIDVELDAKFPVMTYQEAMNRYGSDRPDLRIPLELVDIADEMMEVDFKVFAGPAKDPNGRVVAMRVPNGGEMSRKEIDDLTKYVSIYGAKGLAYIKVNDRDGGVDGLQSPIVKFAPADVWEKVLAKTGAQTGDLIFFGADKTNIVNESMGALRVKLGIDLKLLEGEWKPLWVVDFPMFDWDDKAQRWNAIHHPFTAPSCTIEELEANPGAALSRAYDLVLNGLELGGGSIRINRTSMQNAVFRILGIGEEEARQKFGFLLDALKYGCPPHGGIAFGLDRLVMLMTGSASIRDVIAFPKTQTAACPLIDAPAVVNDAQLRELGIRLRKKAVQEHSQDD
- the nadA gene encoding quinolinate synthase NadA — translated: MNSTPLPIQNYALLDDAECEARIVAAKEKLNGRCIVLGHHYQRDEVFKHADITGDSLKLSREAAQSDAEYIVFCGVHFMAEVADILSRPEQIAILPDMAAGCSMADMANHIKVQKCWEELAQVIDVENEVTPITYINSAADLKAFCGKHDGIVCTSSNAEKILNWSFERKEKVLFFPDQHLGRNTGYRMGIPLEQMVTWDFTKPMGGLSEQQIRDAKIILWNGYCSVHQAFKPEHIDAFKQKHPETIVISHPEACFEVCEKSDYIGSTENILKIVREAEPNTRWLVATELNLVNRLHEECKDQGKNVHFMAPTLCMCSTMFRTDPQHLAWVLENLVEGQVVNQVAVPAEDAALAKKALDNMLVAS